Proteins co-encoded in one Sus scrofa isolate TJ Tabasco breed Duroc chromosome 14, Sscrofa11.1, whole genome shotgun sequence genomic window:
- the DEFB135 gene encoding beta-defensin 135 produces MRSLLLVFVVLVLLFYVPPVRSGQNIYIRRLLNTCWRMKGVCRTVCKKNEIFHIFCGLHQLCCIDASSMPVLTGK; encoded by the exons ATGAGGAGCTTACTCTTGGTCTTTGTGGTCCTTGTCTTGCTCTTCTATGTTCCACCAG TTAGAAGTGGACAGAACATTTACATCAGAAGATTATTAAATACATGCTGGCGAATGAAAGGTGTTTGCAGGACcgtatgtaaaaaaaatgaaatatttcatattttctgtggTCTTCATCAGCTGTGCTGCATTGACGCATCGAGTATGCCTGTACTGACTGGGAAATAG
- the DEFB136 gene encoding beta-defensin 136, protein MRLRLSWLLFLLLISLPSGNGLIENDGVEIHTCTVQGGRCFFGCKIGWEWVSYCHSILSCCVEIKKNPPPQIYEA, encoded by the exons ATGAGGCTTCGTCTCTCTTGGTTACTCTTCCTCCTGCTGATCTCACTGCCTTCAG ggaacGGTTTGATTGAAAATGATGGGGTGGAAATTCACACCTGCACTGTGCAAGGTGGCAGGTGTTTCTTCGGCTGCAAGATAGGATGGGAATGGGTCAGCTACTGTCACAGTATATTGTCCTGTTGcgtagaaattaagaaaaacccCCCACCTCAGATCTATGAAGCATGA